A genome region from Bacillaceae bacterium IKA-2 includes the following:
- the rpiB gene encoding ribose 5-phosphate isomerase B, with translation MKVAIGSDHGGVNIKTEIKSLMDEMNIQYEDLGCNSDESVDYPDYARPVALKVVNGEVDLGILICGTGIGMSIAANKVNGIRCALAHDVFSAKATRLHNDSNILAMGERVIGPGLAREVAKAWLETEFEGGRHARRIAKITELEK, from the coding sequence ATGAAAGTAGCAATAGGATCAGATCACGGTGGAGTAAATATAAAAACAGAAATTAAATCATTAATGGATGAAATGAACATCCAGTACGAGGATCTAGGCTGCAATAGCGATGAGTCGGTTGATTATCCAGACTATGCCCGACCAGTGGCCTTAAAGGTTGTTAATGGTGAAGTAGATCTAGGGATTTTAATTTGTGGAACAGGTATTGGTATGAGTATTGCTGCTAATAAAGTAAATGGTATTCGCTGCGCGCTTGCTCATGATGTATTTAGTGCAAAAGCAACGAGACTACATAATGACAGTAATATTCTCGCAATGGGTGAACGTGTTATTGGTCCTGGACTTGCAAGAGAAGTAGCGAAAGCATGGCTAGAAACAGAATTTGAAGGTGGACGTCACGCTCGCCGTATTGCAAAAATAACTGAATTAGAAAAATAA
- a CDS encoding TIGR01440 family protein: protein MDASIIEKEIFEQVSQGLADLQENMSFHKDHILVIGTSTSEVIGKDIGTAGTEKVASAIFQALQIFQQKTGVQLAFQCCEHLNRALLVEENTQRKYNLEQVSVIPVPGAGGSMAAYAYKQLKTPVVVEFISANAGIDIGDTLIGMHLKHVAIPIRSRVKRVGHANLTMATTRPKLIGGGRAHYIPENQGGKCE from the coding sequence ATGGATGCTAGCATAATTGAAAAAGAGATTTTTGAACAAGTTAGTCAAGGATTAGCGGATCTTCAAGAAAATATGTCTTTTCATAAAGATCATATTTTAGTAATCGGTACAAGTACGAGCGAAGTCATTGGTAAAGATATAGGTACAGCAGGAACAGAGAAAGTAGCCAGTGCTATTTTTCAAGCATTGCAAATTTTTCAGCAGAAAACAGGTGTACAACTAGCATTTCAATGCTGTGAACATTTAAATCGCGCTTTATTAGTTGAAGAAAACACACAAAGGAAATATAATTTAGAACAAGTGTCAGTCATTCCTGTTCCCGGGGCCGGGGGCTCAATGGCGGCTTATGCATATAAGCAACTAAAGACACCAGTAGTTGTTGAGTTTATTTCTGCTAATGCGGGTATTGATATTGGTGATACACTAATAGGAATGCACCTAAAGCATGTTGCGATTCCTATTAGAAGTCGAGTGAAGCGAGTTGGTCACGCTAATCTTACAATGGCCACAACCAGACCTAAGCTTATCGGCGGAGGAAGAGCGCATTACATACCAGAAAATCAAGGTGGGAAATGTGAGTAA
- the glyA gene encoding serine hydroxymethyltransferase: MEKLREQDPQLYKAMQDELSRQRDKIELIASENFVSEAVMEAQGSVLTNKYAEGYPGKRYYGGCEHVDIVEDIARDRAKQIFGAEHVNVQPHSGAQANMAVYFTILDHGDTVLGMNLSHGGHLTHGSAVNFSGVQYNFVEYGVNETDQLINYQDVLDKARVHKPKLIVAGASAYPRAIDFKKFREIADEVGAYFMVDMAHIAGLVAAGEHENPVPYADFVTTTTHKTLRGPRGGMILCKQEWAKKIDKSIFPGIQGGPLMHVIAAKAVAFGEVLEPEFKQYGQRVRANASRLAAKLIAEGINLVSGGTDNHLVLIDLLSLDLTGKVAEKALDDIGITTNKNTIPFDPQSPFVTSGIRIGTAAVTSRGLGLDDMDEVGAIIALTLKNSNDETKLAEASERVTALMGKHPLYANL, from the coding sequence ATGGAAAAGCTAAGAGAACAGGATCCACAACTTTATAAGGCAATGCAGGACGAGTTATCAAGGCAACGAGACAAAATTGAATTAATTGCCTCAGAAAATTTTGTTAGCGAAGCAGTAATGGAAGCACAAGGGTCAGTACTAACAAATAAATATGCTGAGGGTTATCCTGGCAAGCGTTATTATGGCGGTTGTGAACACGTCGATATAGTCGAAGACATTGCAAGAGATCGTGCAAAGCAAATATTTGGTGCAGAGCATGTAAATGTTCAACCACATTCAGGTGCTCAAGCAAATATGGCTGTCTACTTTACTATTTTAGATCATGGTGACACGGTACTAGGCATGAACCTTTCCCATGGTGGCCACTTAACACACGGTAGCGCAGTTAACTTTAGTGGGGTTCAGTACAATTTCGTGGAATATGGTGTAAATGAAACCGACCAACTTATTAACTATCAAGATGTTTTAGATAAAGCAAGAGTACATAAGCCGAAACTAATTGTAGCAGGAGCAAGCGCTTATCCAAGAGCGATTGACTTCAAAAAATTTCGCGAAATTGCTGATGAAGTAGGCGCATATTTCATGGTAGACATGGCTCATATTGCCGGTCTTGTTGCAGCGGGTGAGCACGAAAACCCAGTTCCATATGCTGACTTTGTCACAACAACTACGCACAAAACACTTCGTGGCCCTCGTGGCGGAATGATTTTGTGTAAGCAAGAGTGGGCAAAAAAGATTGATAAATCGATCTTCCCTGGTATTCAAGGTGGACCATTAATGCACGTCATCGCAGCTAAAGCAGTCGCCTTTGGTGAAGTGCTAGAACCTGAATTTAAGCAATATGGACAACGAGTCCGTGCAAATGCTAGTCGTTTAGCTGCTAAGCTTATTGCAGAAGGAATTAACCTTGTTTCTGGGGGAACGGACAATCATCTTGTCCTTATTGATCTTCTTAGCTTAGATTTAACAGGAAAAGTCGCTGAAAAAGCATTAGATGATATTGGTATTACTACAAATAAAAATACGATTCCATTTGATCCACAAAGCCCATTTGTAACGAGCGGAATTCGGATCGGTACAGCTGCGGTCACTTCACGCGGCTTAGGATTAGACGATATGGATGAAGTCGGTGCGATCATTGCCTTAACCCTAAAAAATAGTAATGATGAGACAAAATTAGCCGAGGCAAGCGAGCGAGTAACTGCTTTAATGGGAAAACATCCTTTATACGCAAACCTATAA
- the upp gene encoding uracil phosphoribosyltransferase: MSKVFVFDHPLIQHKLTYIRDIRTGTKEFRELVDEVAALMAFEITRDLPLQDVMVETPVGPAPSKTIAGKKLGLVPILRAGLGMVDGILKLIPAAKVGHVGLYRDPETLKPVEYYVKLPTDIEERDFIVIDPMLATGGSATEAINCLKKRGAKNIKLMCLIAAPEGVEVVQKEHPDVDIYLAAMDEKLNEKGYIVPGLGDAGDRLFGTK, from the coding sequence ATGAGTAAAGTATTTGTTTTTGACCATCCATTAATTCAACATAAGTTAACGTACATAAGAGACATCAGGACAGGGACAAAAGAATTTCGTGAGCTTGTTGACGAGGTTGCCGCGTTAATGGCTTTTGAAATCACTAGAGATTTACCACTTCAAGATGTAATGGTGGAAACACCTGTGGGACCGGCCCCGTCAAAAACGATCGCTGGAAAAAAATTAGGCTTAGTACCAATTTTACGAGCAGGTTTAGGAATGGTAGATGGAATTTTAAAATTAATTCCAGCAGCAAAAGTCGGACATGTTGGTTTATATCGTGATCCTGAAACATTAAAACCAGTTGAATATTACGTGAAGCTTCCTACTGATATAGAAGAGCGTGATTTTATTGTTATTGATCCAATGTTAGCGACAGGTGGATCAGCGACAGAAGCGATCAACTGTTTAAAAAAACGTGGCGCCAAAAATATTAAGCTTATGTGCTTAATCGCCGCACCAGAAGGAGTAGAGGTTGTCCAAAAAGAACATCCTGATGTTGATATTTACTTAGCTGCTATGGACGAAAAATTAAATGAAAAAGGCTATATTGTCCCAGGCCTTGGCGATGCCGGTGACCGCCTTTTTGGAACGAAATAA
- a CDS encoding S8 family serine peptidase — MKKICFFTIILTISFFTTSFAATYPERPPLDDADQETVVIVEVDGNNDDVQTEITKTLINAKVRKSFQTLFSGFSIQLQKKELAILEQIKGVKKIYPLQTYEVTLDESVPFIGGDHIRGKLDADGERLTGKGIKIAVIDTGIDYDHPDLRGNYKGGYDVIDDDSDPMETTKEQGASTFHGTHVAGIIAANGKIKGVAPEVDIYAYRALGPGGKGTTEQVIEAIEKAVADDVDIINLSLGNTVNGPDWPTSIALDKAVEQGVIAVTSNGNSGPKMWTVGSPGTSTNAISVGASTPPLKVPYLMIGGKKREIALQMMAGSKPWIFKHDYRLTEAGLGRVEDFQDVKNKLVLVKRGVIPFEEKAKAAMQAGASGVIIYNNTPGEFMGGLETPLDIPVVSISKEEGEWLKEQITLNEKIYLRTIYRKEEDKVASFSSRGPVTYTWGVKPDVVAPGVAIDSTIPKGYLGLNGTSMSAPHVAGTAALVKQAHPDWTPKEVKAAIMNTAKPIYDKDGNLYSPHEQGTGRIQIEEAVNAKMLVYPGTMAFGKWTREDARHTKEVELTIKNTSDKRNTYHVKPPFDVPDGIQWKVPFAIHLKPNEARKIPITIDILPAVFKSGIHYGEFLVEAGKDTVRIPYMFFIEEPNYPRLMAFSFEFGDKKGQYRYEIYLPGGAEEVGIALYDPDTFQFISYLDVKQNVDRGMLEVELDQLTLEDGIYKALVYASKEGREDLIETMIYIGEDLEANPGAEMLFR; from the coding sequence ATGAAAAAAATTTGTTTTTTTACAATAATACTGACTATTAGCTTTTTTACAACAAGCTTTGCAGCTACATATCCTGAGCGCCCGCCTTTAGATGATGCTGATCAGGAAACGGTTGTCATTGTTGAAGTAGACGGAAATAACGATGACGTACAAACCGAAATTACGAAAACACTTATCAACGCGAAAGTGCGAAAATCTTTTCAAACACTATTTTCTGGTTTTTCAATCCAACTGCAAAAAAAAGAATTAGCGATCCTTGAGCAAATTAAGGGAGTAAAGAAAATATATCCTCTTCAAACTTATGAAGTTACCTTAGATGAAAGTGTTCCTTTTATCGGTGGCGACCATATTCGTGGCAAGCTCGATGCAGATGGGGAAAGACTTACTGGTAAAGGAATAAAAATTGCTGTTATTGACACGGGTATTGATTATGATCATCCCGATTTAAGAGGAAATTACAAAGGCGGCTATGACGTTATTGATGACGATAGCGATCCAATGGAAACAACGAAAGAGCAAGGCGCCTCGACCTTTCATGGCACCCATGTTGCGGGTATTATCGCAGCCAATGGAAAAATAAAAGGAGTAGCTCCCGAAGTAGATATATATGCCTACCGGGCTTTAGGTCCGGGTGGGAAAGGAACAACCGAACAAGTGATTGAAGCAATTGAAAAAGCAGTTGCTGATGATGTCGATATCATTAATCTTTCATTAGGGAACACAGTGAACGGACCAGACTGGCCGACAAGCATTGCCCTAGATAAAGCAGTCGAGCAAGGAGTCATCGCCGTTACGTCTAATGGCAATAGTGGGCCAAAGATGTGGACGGTCGGTTCGCCAGGCACTTCCACAAACGCTATATCTGTAGGAGCCTCGACACCACCATTAAAAGTTCCTTATTTAATGATAGGAGGTAAAAAACGAGAAATCGCTTTGCAGATGATGGCTGGTTCAAAGCCGTGGATATTTAAACATGATTATCGTTTAACGGAGGCTGGATTAGGAAGAGTAGAAGATTTCCAAGATGTAAAAAACAAACTTGTACTTGTCAAAAGAGGAGTGATCCCTTTTGAGGAAAAAGCAAAAGCAGCTATGCAAGCAGGAGCCTCTGGCGTCATTATTTACAACAACACTCCTGGTGAATTTATGGGCGGGCTAGAGACACCGCTAGATATTCCAGTTGTGTCTATTTCGAAAGAGGAGGGTGAGTGGCTAAAAGAACAAATTACTTTAAATGAAAAAATATATTTACGCACAATTTATCGAAAAGAAGAAGATAAAGTCGCCTCTTTTAGCTCGCGTGGACCTGTCACCTATACGTGGGGAGTTAAACCTGATGTCGTCGCTCCTGGAGTTGCGATAGATAGTACGATTCCAAAAGGGTACTTAGGTTTAAATGGAACGAGCATGTCTGCACCGCATGTGGCAGGAACTGCAGCTTTAGTGAAACAAGCCCATCCAGACTGGACACCAAAAGAAGTAAAAGCGGCAATTATGAATACGGCCAAACCTATCTATGATAAAGATGGCAATCTATATTCACCACACGAACAAGGGACAGGTCGGATTCAAATTGAAGAAGCTGTCAATGCAAAAATGCTCGTATATCCAGGAACTATGGCTTTTGGAAAATGGACGAGAGAAGATGCTCGTCATACAAAAGAAGTTGAGCTGACGATAAAGAATACTTCAGATAAAAGAAACACGTACCATGTAAAGCCACCTTTTGATGTTCCAGACGGAATTCAATGGAAAGTACCGTTTGCAATTCATTTAAAGCCAAACGAAGCGAGAAAAATCCCGATAACCATTGATATTCTACCTGCTGTATTTAAATCAGGGATCCATTATGGTGAATTTTTAGTAGAAGCAGGAAAAGATACTGTCAGAATTCCATACATGTTTTTTATTGAGGAACCTAACTACCCGAGATTAATGGCATTTTCGTTTGAGTTCGGTGATAAAAAAGGTCAGTATCGTTATGAAATTTATTTACCTGGGGGAGCAGAAGAAGTAGGTATTGCTCTTTATGATCCGGATACGTTCCAATTTATTAGCTATCTTGATGTGAAGCAGAATGTCGACAGAGGGATGCTAGAAGTAGAGTTAGATCAATTAACTTTAGAAGATGGTATATACAAAGCACTTGTCTATGCTAGTAAAGAAGGCAGAGAAGACCTCATTGAAACAATGATTTATATTGGAGAAGATTTAGAAGCTAACCCCGGAGCAGAAATGCTCTTTAGATAA
- a CDS encoding AtpZ/AtpI family protein, whose translation MQNPKRFKQTMRSLALMSTISSYLLGSILVGLFGGKWLDSYYGTNSVFLIIGLFLGIGTGTYGVIQVVKLFLGEDR comes from the coding sequence ATGCAAAATCCTAAACGCTTTAAGCAAACAATGCGATCTTTAGCACTTATGTCAACGATTAGTTCTTACTTATTAGGTTCAATCTTAGTAGGTCTTTTCGGTGGTAAATGGCTTGATAGTTACTATGGTACTAACTCAGTATTTCTGATCATTGGATTATTTTTAGGCATTGGGACCGGTACATATGGTGTCATTCAAGTGGTGAAGCTTTTTCTAGGAGAAGATCGGTAA
- a CDS encoding ATP synthase subunit I, whose amino-acid sequence MEDYIVLTKRYTIYSVLCIAIFILLAFLTSLQSIFLGLALGAVISLSNLVTLFYQVKRIGESIETGRAKFSLGTIFRTILIIGAVYIAYQYPDIFHLNSVIIGLMLTYIIIYINSLFQLRRL is encoded by the coding sequence ATGGAAGACTACATTGTTCTAACAAAACGATACACAATTTATTCAGTGCTCTGTATTGCTATCTTTATTCTCTTAGCTTTTCTAACATCGCTTCAATCTATTTTTTTGGGTTTGGCATTAGGGGCAGTTATTAGTCTTAGTAATCTTGTCACCCTATTTTATCAAGTGAAGCGGATAGGTGAGTCGATAGAAACAGGGCGAGCTAAATTTTCTTTAGGAACAATTTTTCGAACTATTTTAATTATTGGGGCTGTGTACATTGCGTACCAATATCCTGATATATTCCACTTAAATAGTGTAATCATAGGTTTAATGCTAACCTATATCATCATCTATATTAATTCTTTGTTTCAATTAAGACGTCTGTAG
- the atpB gene encoding F0F1 ATP synthase subunit A: protein MRSPVIEISGIHINLSSILMTTVAAIIVFFVSYFMSRRIQMKPTGAQNMLEWLVDFIKNIINSNMDWKVGKNFVMLGVTIILYVFVANMLGIPFEIKTANYVEGVYYVWWNSPTSDPVLTLSLAAMVVLLTHYYGIKLKGPKEYGKDYFRPVPFLFPFKIVEDFSNTLTLGMRLFGNIYAKEVLMVMLVSLGKTGIFLAVGVALPLLVWQAFGIFIGSLQAFIFCMLTMVYMSHKVSEEH from the coding sequence ATGAGATCTCCGGTAATAGAAATATCTGGCATACACATAAATCTATCGAGCATCTTGATGACGACCGTGGCAGCAATAATTGTCTTTTTTGTTAGTTATTTTATGTCTAGAAGAATCCAAATGAAACCAACAGGTGCGCAAAATATGCTGGAATGGCTTGTTGATTTTATCAAGAATATTATTAACAGTAATATGGATTGGAAAGTCGGCAAGAACTTTGTCATGCTCGGTGTTACGATTATCTTGTATGTTTTTGTTGCCAATATGTTAGGTATTCCGTTTGAAATTAAAACAGCCAACTATGTTGAAGGCGTTTACTATGTTTGGTGGAACTCACCGACATCAGATCCAGTATTAACACTATCCCTCGCAGCTATGGTGGTACTTTTAACTCACTATTATGGAATTAAGCTTAAAGGGCCAAAAGAATACGGAAAAGATTATTTCCGTCCTGTACCATTTTTGTTCCCATTTAAAATCGTTGAGGATTTCTCTAACACGCTAACACTTGGAATGCGACTTTTTGGTAATATTTATGCAAAAGAAGTGTTAATGGTCATGCTTGTTAGCCTTGGTAAAACAGGGATATTCTTAGCTGTAGGGGTTGCTTTACCATTGTTAGTTTGGCAAGCTTTTGGTATATTCATTGGTTCACTTCAGGCATTTA